The following proteins are encoded in a genomic region of Gadus macrocephalus chromosome 19, ASM3116895v1:
- the LOC132447767 gene encoding uncharacterized protein K02A2.6-like encodes MKSLARSLFWWPTLDDSIEREVNQCTICQQQRSMPATAPVHTWKWCSSPWKRVHLDFAEDHKQMFLVAMGAYARWPEIVAMNTTTSSKTIEALRNLFAAYGLSKEVLTGNEPQFVSQEFESFLTINGVKHIKSPAYHPASNGLAERLVQNLKKSLAKNRAIGGMTLEHCVANFLIGYRNTPHTKTEKTPAELFLRRQVRTRLSLIKPEFSQRMQTESEPDLPRFRFFKVGQQVLVKNYRGGEKWLNGVVREVLVPVTYSVEVKGKCLKSHVNQILGVKGNPNHSTQMDSCDSYNIDDFNVDTDSSDRRPLEPPPPVVERNTRPVRDRSPPDRLNL; translated from the coding sequence ATGAAATCCCTCGCCAGAAGTCTATTCTGGTGGCCTACATTAGATGACAGTATTGAACGTGAAGTGAATCAGTGTACTATTTGTCAGCAGCAGCGTAGTATGCCTGCTACAGCACCAGTCCATACATGGAAATGGTGTTCGAGTCCATGGAAAAGGGTACATCTTGATTTTGCTGAGGACCACAAACAGATGTTTTTAGTAGCGATGGGTGCCTATGCTAGATGGCCAGAGATAGTTGCCATGAACACTACTACATCATCTAAGACGATTGAAGCACTGAGGAATTTATTCGCAGCTTATGGGTTGTCTAAAGAGGTTTTAACTGGTAACGAACCTCAGTTCGTATCACAAGAGTTTGAGTCATTTTTGACTATCAATGGAGTAAAACACATCAAATCACCTGCTTACCATCCTGCAAGTAATGGTTTAGCTGAAAGATTGGTTCAGAATCTTAAGAAATCCCTTGCAAAGAATAGAGCCATTGGTGGTATGACACTTGAGCACTGTGTAGCGAACTTTCTGATTGGGTACAGAAACACACCCCATACTAAGACAGAGAAAACGCCAGCTGAGCTCTTTCTGAGAAGACAGGTGCGAACCAGGTTGTCACTTATCAAACCAGAGTTCTCTCAGAGAATGCAGACTGAGTCTGAACCAGATCTTCCCCGTTTTAGGTTTTTCAAGGTTGGTCAACAAGTGTTGGTAAAGAACTACAGGGGAGGGGAGAAATGGTTGAATGGAGTTGTACGTGAAGTGTTGGTTCCTGTCACATACAGTGTTGAGGTTAAGGGAAAGTGTTTGAAAAGTCATGTGAACCAGATTTTGGGTGTCAAGGGAAATCCAAATCATTCGACTCAAATGGACTCTTGTGATTCTTACAACATTGATGATTTCAATGTGGACACTGATTCGTCAGATCGACGACCTTTGGAACCACCCCCGCCAGTGGTGGAACGGAATACTCGTCctgtgagagacagaagtcCTCCTGATAGACTGAACTTGTGA